Sequence from the Elusimicrobiota bacterium genome:
CCTTACTAGCATATGCTATTAATGACAGTCCGTCAACCCTCGACCGCGGCGGCCGCGCTCCAGGCTCCGGACGGCATCGCTGTCCGGACGGCCGGGACGCAATGCTACCTGACCGCCAGCGCGGACCCGCAAAAGCCCTGGCAGGAGTCGGCGGCGCGCTCTTTCGCGGCGCTGGCCGCCCTGCTGAAGTCCAAAGGCATCGCGCCGATCCAGGAGCAGGTCTACGCCGAAGCCGGCGTCCGGGAGGAGCTGCTGGAGATCCGGCGCTCGGCCTACCAGGCGCAGGGCCTCGACCCCGCTTTGCCCTTCGCCTTCATCGACGGCAAGCCCGCGGCCGGGGGCCGGTGGAGCGGGGCGCAGGTCTGGGGGGTCGCGGGGGGTTCCGTAGCGACGGTGGCCGGCCCCGGACGGCTGTGGTCGTCCGCTGAGGGCCGGCTCCTGTACATCCCGGCGCTGCGCGGGGGCGACGGCCCGGCCCCCCTGCAGGCCGAGCGGATGTTCCGCAAGGCCCTGGCCGCGCTGAAGGCCCACGGCTTCTCCTATCGCCAGATGGTCCGCACCTGGATCTACCTGCGGCGCCTCCTGGAATGGTACGGCGATCTCAACAAGGTCCGCAACGAGCTCTACGGCGGAGCCGATTTCCTGGGCCCGGACCCCGCCGCCTTCCCGGCCAGCACCGGCATCCAGGGGCGGCAAGGCGACGAGGAATGCTTCATGAACGTGCTGGCCTTCGCCCCCGCGGCCGGCGCGGACGCGAGCCTCACCCCCGTCCTGCATACGGCGCGCCAGGGGCAGGCCTTCAGCTACCGCTCGGCGTTCTCGCGGGCCATGGTCCTGCGCCTGGGCGGCCTGCGCACGGTCTACGTCTCCGGCACGGCCAGCATCGACGGCTCCGGGGCCAGCGTCTACCGCGGCGACCGCGAAGGCCAGGCCCTGCAGACTTTGCTCAGCGTCTCGGCCCTGCTCGAGGAGCAGGGCGCGCGGCTCGAAGACATCCAGAGCGCCACCCTTTATTGCGCGGACCGCGAGACCTTCGACGCCTACCGCAGGCTGACCCGGCTCTTGGGCATCCCGGCCTTCCCGACCATAGCCGTCCGCGCGGACGTCTGCCGGCCGGAGCTGCTCATCGAGCTCGAAGCCGTCGCGGTGGTCCCGGCATGAGCCCGACCGTCCTGCTGGTCCGCTTCGTAGATGACGCCGATCCCAAGGTCGGCGCGGAGCTGACGCGCCGCCTGGGCGCCGACCGCTGCCGCTGGCACGGGCCGCGACTGGTCTGCGTCCAGGCCGACGGCGAGGACGCCGCGGCCTTCCTGCGCGGCCTGGCCGGCGTGCGCGACGTGCTGACCGCGCCGGCCTTCCCGGGCCCCAGCGCGGTCCGGCTGCCCAACGGCGCCGTGATCGGAGGCGGCGCGCTCGCCGCCATCGCGGGGCCGTGCAGCGTGGAGAGCGCCGCCCAGATCTGCGAGACGGCTGCAGCGGTCGCGGAGTCCGGGGCCGCGGCCCTGCGCGGCGGGGCCTTCAAGGCCCGGACCTCACCCTACTCCTTCGGCGGGCTGGGCGAGAAGGGGCTAGAGCACCTGGCCTTGGCGCGCGAGAAGACGGGCCTGCCCGTGGTCACCGAGGTCCTGGACACCCAGGACCTCGACCTGGTCGCCCGGTTCGCGGACGTGCTGCAGATCGGCTCCCGCAACATGCAGAACTACCCGCTGTTGTTCCAGGCGGGCAGCCACGCCTCGGGCAAGCCGGTGCTCCTCAAAAGGGGATTCGCGGCCACCATAGAGGAGTTTCTGCAGGCCGCGCAATATGTCCTGCTGGGCAGGCTCTCCATGGGGCGCCGGGAGCCGGGGCTCATCCTGTGCGAGCGCGGCATCCGCACCTCCTGCGACGCGACCCGGTTCACTTTGGACGTGGGCGCCATCGTCGTGCTCCGGGAGCGGACCGGCCTGCCGGTGATCGCCGACCCCAGCCACGCCGCGGGAGACCGCCGCTACGTCGCCCCGCTGGCCCGGGCGGCCGCGGCCGCGGGGGCCGACGGGCTCCTGGTGGAAGTCCATCCCGACCCGGATCGGGCCTGGTCCGACGGAGCGCAATCCCTCGACCTGCGCGCCTTCGCGGCGCTCATGAGGGACCTGCGCATTGATAAATCCGCGCAACCTTGCCTATAATGCAAGCTGGCCTATAACAAAGAAGCGGGAGGAGCACCCATGAAGAAAGTCGACTACCTCATCATCGGCGGCGGGATCGCGGGGATCACCCTCAAATATTTCCTCAAGAACAAGCGCACCGTCCTGCTCGAGGCCGAGCCCGGCAAGTACAAGATCGGCGAGTCCATCATCCCCGAGCCATCATCCCCGAGCATTTCCGCCACCCGGAGCTGCGCAAGCTCCTGCCCGACATGGCCAAGTGCCCTTCCTACTCCCCCAAGCGCGGCTCCACCTTCATCGACAAGGGCAGCGTCGCCTCCTTCCCCCTGCCTCCGGGCGCCCTGACCGGGGCCATGCACATCACCCGCACCGAGATGGAGCAGGTGATGCTCAAGCACTGGGGCGTGGAGCGCGTCCAGGGGCGGGTCGTGGCCGTGGACTTGAAGAAGAAGATCGTGCGCACGGAGGACGAGGAATACCAGGTCGCCAACCAGATCATCGACTGCTCCGGGCCGTCCATGTGCCTCTCCAACCTGCTCAAGCAGACCAAGATCCTCTGGCCGGTGTGCACGACCTGGGCCTACTGGGACATCGTGGGCAACGAGCCCAAGAAGTTCTTCGACGCCATCCGCAAGCGCAAGTGGAGCTGGCTGCGCTACGACTACCGGCGCGTCATCCCCACTGAAGACCGCGGCTGGAAGCCGGGCCAATCCACCATCCTGACCAAGATCAAGGACGGGATGTGGACCTGGCAGATCCCCCTCTACAACCAGAAGCTGCTCAGCTACGGCGTGGTGTACCGGGGCCAGCCGGTCTCCAGCCAGGAGTACCTCGACATCACGGCGAAGCACATCTCGCCCAACTACACGCTCAAGATGCGCCCCCTCGACGAGAGCGGCATCTACAACCGGATGTACGTGCGCAACAACTTCGCGCGCTCGGCGGCCGTGCCCGCGACCATGGACTACATCATGGTCTCCGACGCCTTCTGCTTCGCCGACCCCATCTACTCGGTGGGCAGCGGCCTGGCCATCAACAAGGCCATCGAGGTGGCGACCGTCCTCAACGAGACCGGCTGGAGCCCCGAGATCTGCAAGGGCTACTGCGAGCACTACGCGCACCAGCTCAAGGGCGCGGTCGCCGGGTTCCAGTTCTGGTACGACGGCAAGACCATCAAGGACGACGCGGCCGCGGCCACGGTCCAGGACGAGCTGCTGGTGGGCAACGCGTTCCAGAGCAGCATCACCTACCACTACGTGCACGCCGCCGTGTCCAGCGACCTCTCGCCGCGGCTCTATCCCGCCGACCGGTTCGCCGTGGACTGGGGCGACCCCAAGCTCGAGCAGGCCAGCAAGACCCTGACCCGCGCGGTCCGGGCCCTGATCGGCGTCCGGGAGGGCGCGAAGGTCGAGGGCTGGACCTTCTTCAAGGCGCGGCCCGCCATGGACGGGGTGCTCCTGGCCTGGAAGGGCGGCGCCAAGCGGCCGACCCTGCGGCTGCTGGTGTCGAAGGCGGGCGGCAAGACCCCCGCTTTCCGCACCGTGGGCCCCCTGGCGGTGAGCTATTTCCTGGCCGAGATGTCGGACTCCCCCAAGGTGGTCCACGGCCAGGCGGCCGGCCTGGTCGACCAGCTCGCGCCGCGGCTCTCCGAGTACGCCGAGGAGTGGGGCGTCCTGGTCGACAAAGTGACCCAGAACTAGGGTCCGTGAGCGGGCGCGACCCCCACGCCGAGGCGGTGGATGGTCTGGGCGCGCTGCTGGCCCGCCAGGGCTGGCGGCTGCGGCGGCGGGCGGACGGCTTCGTGGTCCGCCGCGGCGCGGAGCGCCGAGACCTCTGCGTCCTGGCGCCGGAAAATTCCGTCCCGCTGCTGACCCCCGGCTTCAAGCTCAGCGTCGCCATGCGTCCGGGGGCCGCCCTGCGCCCCGGCGAGAAGGCCGCCCTTGAAGAGCTGCGCCGCGCCCTGCGCTTCCTGCTGGAATCCCTGCACCGCCGGGAGGGCGGCTCCCGCGCCGCCTCAGTGGAGAGCCACGAAGGCATCGAGGGCCGCGATTTCCTGCTCCGGACCACCTTCGCCTGCAACCAGCGCTGCCCCTTCTGCTTCGTGCCCGCCGGCCGCGCCATAGAGCTGCCCGCCATAAAAGCCGAGCTCAAAGCCTTGGCCCGGCGCCACGGCACGCGGGAGGCGCTGACCATATCGGGAGGAGAGCCGACCGTGGACCCCCGCCTGCCCGCGGTCCTGGCCGCGGCGCGCCGCATCGGCTTCAGGAAGTTCCGCGTGCAGACCAACGCGGTGCTCCTGGCCCGGCCGGGCCTGCTGGAGAAGCTGGTCGCGGCCGGGGCCCGCGACTACATGGTGTCCTTGCACTCCCACCGGCCCGGGAAATACGACCGGCTCACGGGCAGCCGCGGGCATTACCCCAAAGCCGTCGCCGGGCTGAGCCGGCTTCTGGCCGCCCGAGGCTGCGACGTCACGGTCAACGTCGTGGTCAACGCCGGCAACTACCGGGACCTGCCCGGACTCATGGATTTCCTGGCTGGCCTGCGCGACCGCGCCCCCCGCGGCAGCCGGCTCACCGTCCATTTTTCCATGCTCAACGAGATCGGACACGAGCGCACCCCGCGCTGGGCCGTGGACCTGGCGGCCGTCGCCCCCTACTTGCGCGAGGCCGTGCGGCGCTGCCTGCGCCGCAAGCTGCCCATCTCGCGCATCGGCGGGGAGAGCGCCTTCCCCCTCTGCCTGCTTGAGCGCCCCGCCCTCCATGCGGTCAAGCGGGTCTTCCCGCAGGACCGGGTGCGCTACGCCGAGGATTTCTCCGGCGAGGAAGGCGCCATCGGCCGCGCCAAGCGGCCCGGCTGCAAAGCCTGCCCCTACGACCTCAGGTGCCTGGGCGTGCCGGCCGCCTACGCCCGGCGCTTCGGCTTGGCCGCCTTGCGGCCGCCGGCCCCGAAGTAGATGGCCAACCTGGGGTACATCCAAGTCGTGCGGCGCTGCAATCAGGCCTGCCGCTTCTGCTCGAACCCGGAGAACCAACGCGAGCTTTCCTTGACCCAGGCCAAGCGGCTGGTCCGCGGCTTTCGCGAGCGGGGCTACGACGGGGTGATCCTGACGGGCGGGGAGCCCACCCTCTACGAGCCCTTGCCCGAGCTGATCGCCTACGCGCGCAAGCAGGGCATCCATTGCCGGCTGATCACCAACGGCCAGCGCACGGCGGACCCGGCCTACCTGGACCGGCTGCTGCGCGCGGGCCTGGACCACGTGCATGTGACGGTGAACAGCCACCGCCGGGCGGTGCAGGGCTTCTTGACCGGCAACCCCGACTCCTTGGCCAACATCCTGCGCACGCTGGTCCTGCTGCGCGGCCGGGGCGCGACCGCGGACATCAACCAGACCATCTGCGCGCAGAACGCCGGCCACCTGCATCTGACCGCGCGCTGGCTCTGTTCGCGCTTTCCGTACCTGCGCCATTTTTCCTGGACCAACCTGGACACCATGGTCGCGCGGGTGCACGAGCATCCGGAGACCGTGCCGTCCTTGCGGGCCATCCGGGAGCCCCTGCTCAAGGCCATGCGCTACCTGGCGCGCACGGGCCGGACCTTCCGGGTGGAGAAGGTGCCGCTATGCTACATGGGCGAGTTCGCGGCCTTCGCCACGGAGACGCGGGCGCTGGTCAAGCGCGAGGAGCGGACCATCGATTTCCTGGACGAACGGGGCGCCTATCGCGAGCGCTCCTGGCGGCACGGCTACGGCAAGGGCCGGGCCTGCCGGGCCTGCACCCTCAAGGGCATCTGCGCCGGGCTCTGGGACCTGGGCCGAGGCTACGACCCGGCCGAACTCGTCACCCAGAGGAAAGACCCCGGCCCCATCGTGCGCCAAATCCGCTAAATGATACGATATCATCGTCGGTAGGGATCCGGCGATGAACGAAGAAAAGACCCCCACGCTGCAGCGCCACGTCACGGCGGGCCCCCAGGCTCTGTCCGCGGTCTCGCGCCTGCTGGGGCTTTCCGGAGGCTGGAGGCTGGAAGGCCTCTGCGGGCTGGGCCAAGAGAACGTGCGCCTGAGCCTGGCCAGCGGCAGGCACAAGCTGGTCTTCAGCCTCCTGCCCAAGGACTCGCCGGATGCCTTGCTGCGGGCGCCGCGCCTGAGCCTGGGCGTGGAGGGCGAGGCGGGGCCGGCGCAGCGCCGCTTCCTGGAGGCGGCGCTGCGGCGCCTCAAGGGCCGCAGCCTGGCCGACATCCTCGCTCTGCTCGCGGCGGACCCGGATTCCTTCATCCAGCAGGTGTCCGAGGACCGGCCCGGCGACGAGGTCCGGGTGCCGGCCATAGGCCAGCCCATGGCCCTGCTCGAGGACGGCTGGCGCAACTTCTACGCGGACCAGGACTTCGAGGTCCTGCTGGGCGTGCCGCAGTGCTTCTCGCACGACACCGTCAACATCCAGTACGCGGACCGCGAGTGCTACTACGCGCGGCCCCGGCGCAGCTTCGACAAATGGACCTTCCTGGACTGGCCCGAGGTGGCCCAGGAGGAGGACCCCCTGCGCGCGACCGTGGACCTCGGAACCTGCCTGGTGACCGAGCTGGAGGAGCAGGACATGGTCATGGGCACCGGGCCGCGCGCCGACGCCCTGGTGGCCGAGGTCCGCCGGCTGGCCAAGGCCGGCAAGTACCTGCTCTTCACGCACCTGTGCACCCCGATCATCATGGGCGAGGACTTCCAGGGCCTGGCCCGGCGCTGCCAGAGGGAGGTCGGCGGCACCACGGTGAGCTGGAGCCAGAAGGACCGCGACGAGCTGGACAACTTCGGCGCGCACCTGCGCGCCCTGCTGGGCAGGCCCGGCTTCTTCAAGGGGACCGGGGACCGGGCCGCGGTCAACCTCTTCCATTTCCCTGCGGCCTACCGCCGGGAGGAGCTCATCGCCTTCCTCAAGGACCTGGGCCTGCGCACCAACATCTGCGCCCTGCCCGACGTGGGCCTTCCCGACCTGGAGCGCCTGCCCGCGGCCGCCTGGCAGGTCTTCTGCGAACGCTCGTCCTATCCGACCAAGCTCCGTGAGCTGCTGGAGGGCTCGCCCCGGCGCGTGCTGACCGTGCCCGCGCCCTACGGCCTCAAGCGCACCCACGACTGCCTCAGCGCCATCGCCGCGGCCACGGGCCGCGAGCGCCGCTTCCGGGCCGTCTGGGGCAGGGCCCTCGCCGGCGTGCAGCCGGAGTGGGACCGGCTGCGGAAGGAAGCCGCGGGCTGCCGGCTCGCCTTCGTGGTCTCGGAGGCGACCTTGCCCAGGCTGCTGCAGCTGCGCTACGGCCACGGCGCTCCGCTGGGCGAGATGGTCCAGGAGATGGGCTTCGGCATCGATCTGCTCTACTACGACATCCACGGCGAAGCCCCCAAGCTGCCCGAGGGCCTGGCCGGGGCGCAAGTCGCGGTCTTCCGCAGCCCCTGGGAGCTGGAGCGCGCGCTGGCCGCGGGCGGCTTCCAGGCCGTGTTCTCGGACATCATGTTCGATTGGCGCATCGCCCGGGCCGGCAAGGCCCGTTTCTCGAGCCGGGATTTCGAGCTGGGCCTGGCCGGGGCCCTGCGCACCTTCCGGCGCCTGCTGACCCGCTGCCGCCTGCCCTTCTACCGCCGCTACGCCGAGAATCTGGCGCGCGGCCCGAGGACCCCCGATGCCCTCCAAGACCAAGCCTAGCCGGCCCGCCCCCTCCGGGAAAGGAGAACGCCAGCCCGGCAAGATCGGGGTGCGCGTCAGCATCCCCTATCTGCAGGGGGCGTACCTGGCGCTCAACGCCATACCCGACGCCTTTTTCCTGGGCGACGGCCCGAGCTGCATCTTCGCCAAAGGCGAGCACATCCACGGCCGCCATGACCTCTTCTCCACTTTGCTCTCCTGCGACTCCCGCCACCGCGTCCAGCACACGGGCGTCAACGTGTTCACCATCGCCGGCGACTGCGAGGGCATGATCGCCCAGGGCCTGCGCCGCATGGCGGATTTCCCGGGCTGCGGCGCGCTCTTCGTGGGCTCCATGCCCATGTGCTCCATCGTGGGCACGGACTACGAGCGCATCACGCGCGAGGCCCTGGCCGGCCGTTCCACGCCGGCCTTCGTCATGCCGCGGCGCTCCGCGGTCTCGGGCGACTGGCTCGACGGGTACGCCGGCATGCTCGAGGTCCTGGCCCAAGGCATGGACCTCAAGGACGCCAAGCCCGAGCCCGGCAGCGTGGCCTTGGTCGGCTACCTCATGGACCGCAACGAAGGCGACCATTGGGGCAACCTCAAGGAGCTCTCCCGGATGCTCCGGGCCCTGGGCCTGGACCCGGCCTCCATCTGGCTCTCGGGCCGGCCCTACGAGGAGCTCCGCCAGGCGCGCCGCGCCTCGGCCGTGGTGTCCTTGCCCCACGGCCGCGCGGCCGGCCGGATCCTGGCCCGCCGCCTGGGCGTCAAGCTCGTGGAGGCGGAGCTGCCCTTCGGGCTGGAGGCCAGCCGGCGCTTCGTGGAGCAGTTGGGCCGCGAGTTCGGACGGGAGGAGCGGGCCCGGAGCTTCATCGCCGCCGAGCTCGACCGCGTCGCGCCGCGGCTGCAGTGGACCGTGCCGCACGCCTTCCTCGACCGCCGCTTCGCTTTGGCCCTGGACCCGCACTACGCTCCGGGATTCCTGGAGCTCCTGGAGGGCCTGGGCGGCGTGGTCCCGGTGCTCGTCCTGGACGCCGGGCCGCACCACCTCACCGAGACCCAGCGCCGCGCCCTGCAGAGCCGGCCCGGCTGCATCTTCGAGCCCCTGCCCGACGAATTGCACGCGGCCTGGAGGTCGGAGCGCGACGGGGATTTCGACCTGGTGGTGTCCAACAACTTCGTCTTCCGGCAGATCGAGCTCGGGTACAAATGGATGGAGTTCGGCTTCCCCTCCGAGTGCACCCATTTCCTCGCCGACGAGCCCTTCCTGGGCTTCACGGGCGCCCTGCGCCTGCTCTCGCGCATGGCCAACGAGGTGGTGCGCGGCCTGCACCTGCCCCCGCCGCCGCGCTCGCCCTCGCCCCGGCGCTAGCTGATAGCCCCGCAAGCGGAAAGGACTATGTCCGGACACAGCCCTTTCGGCAGCGAGCAACAGTCCGTCCCCGAACTGGCGAGCCTTCGGCTCGCCAGTCGCGCCGAAGGCGCCATCCACCGGCCGGCCTGTCCAAGCGGTTCTGTCGACCCGCTTCGCGGGTCGGTTGCGGGCGAGCTAGCGCTCCCCCGCTCGCAAGACGGACTTTGTCAGCGCCCTGCTAGGTCCGTCCCCAGCACGGCAGGCGCGGCCGCTCCGGGCGTCGGGGCTTGAGCGCGGGAGGCGTGGGCCGTTCCAGATACCCCTTGAAGACGCCCGGGCAGGACTCCGTCAGGGCGCAGCCGCGGCACACGACGGCCTGGGCGCGGTTGCGGTAGTCCGGTGGGAAGAACCGGTCTTCGAAGGACTCCCGGAACAGGATGAAGCCGTCGGCGATGAGGTCGTCGTTGAACTCCGCGAAGCCGGGCAGCAGGCAGGGAGTCAGCCCCTCGCAGCCGAAGCGCTGGCCCGGATAGCGGCGGCGTCCGCGGCTCAGCGCCGCGTTGATGGCCCGGGCGGCGGCCCCCAGCGGCGGGCAGAGGGCCGGGTCGTCGAGCGCGGCGCCCTTGGGCTCCAGGACCGAGAGCTTGATCTTGTCCGGCCGGCGCGCGGCCAGCAGGTCCACCAGAGCGGAGAGCTTGCCGATGTTGTGCCCCGTGACGACCGCGTTGACGGTCACCGGGACGCCCAGCCGGATGAGCTGGTCCAGCGCGGCCAGCGTCTCCGGCAGGGAATCGGTCCGCGCGGAGAGCGCATGGGTCCGGCGCGAAGGCGAATGGAAAGATAGGTAGACGAAGCCCAGACCCGAAGAGGCAAGCTGGGCCGCAAAGCCCGGATAAACGAAGCGGCGGCCGTTGGTGATGAGGCCCGTGCGCAAGCCGTGCGCGCGGGCGAAGCGCAGCAGGGACGGGAGATCCGACCGCAGAGTGGGCTCCCCGCCGGAGAGGACCACCATCTCCGCGCCCTGGGACCGGGCCTGCAGGATGCGCCGCTGGATCTCCCGCGTCGCGAGGTCCGGATGGCGGCGCAGCGGACGGGAATGGCAGAAGACGCA
This genomic interval carries:
- the aroF gene encoding 3-deoxy-7-phosphoheptulonate synthase, which produces MSPTVLLVRFVDDADPKVGAELTRRLGADRCRWHGPRLVCVQADGEDAAAFLRGLAGVRDVLTAPAFPGPSAVRLPNGAVIGGGALAAIAGPCSVESAAQICETAAAVAESGAAALRGGAFKARTSPYSFGGLGEKGLEHLALAREKTGLPVVTEVLDTQDLDLVARFADVLQIGSRNMQNYPLLFQAGSHASGKPVLLKRGFAATIEEFLQAAQYVLLGRLSMGRREPGLILCERGIRTSCDATRFTLDVGAIVVLRERTGLPVIADPSHAAGDRRYVAPLARAAAAAGADGLLVEVHPDPDRAWSDGAQSLDLRAFAALMRDLRIDKSAQPCL
- a CDS encoding Rid family hydrolase, which produces MTVRQPSTAAAALQAPDGIAVRTAGTQCYLTASADPQKPWQESAARSFAALAALLKSKGIAPIQEQVYAEAGVREELLEIRRSAYQAQGLDPALPFAFIDGKPAAGGRWSGAQVWGVAGGSVATVAGPGRLWSSAEGRLLYIPALRGGDGPAPLQAERMFRKALAALKAHGFSYRQMVRTWIYLRRLLEWYGDLNKVRNELYGGADFLGPDPAAFPASTGIQGRQGDEECFMNVLAFAPAAGADASLTPVLHTARQGQAFSYRSAFSRAMVLRLGGLRTVYVSGTASIDGSGASVYRGDREGQALQTLLSVSALLEEQGARLEDIQSATLYCADRETFDAYRRLTRLLGIPAFPTIAVRADVCRPELLIELEAVAVVPA
- a CDS encoding radical SAM protein, whose amino-acid sequence is MKKALLKVGYTCNNNCVFCHSRPLRRHPDLATREIQRRILQARSQGAEMVVLSGGEPTLRSDLPSLLRFARAHGLRTGLITNGRRFVYPGFAAQLASSGLGFVYLSFHSPSRRTHALSARTDSLPETLAALDQLIRLGVPVTVNAVVTGHNIGKLSALVDLLAARRPDKIKLSVLEPKGAALDDPALCPPLGAAARAINAALSRGRRRYPGQRFGCEGLTPCLLPGFAEFNDDLIADGFILFRESFEDRFFPPDYRNRAQAVVCRGCALTESCPGVFKGYLERPTPPALKPRRPERPRLPCWGRT
- a CDS encoding radical SAM protein is translated as MANLGYIQVVRRCNQACRFCSNPENQRELSLTQAKRLVRGFRERGYDGVILTGGEPTLYEPLPELIAYARKQGIHCRLITNGQRTADPAYLDRLLRAGLDHVHVTVNSHRRAVQGFLTGNPDSLANILRTLVLLRGRGATADINQTICAQNAGHLHLTARWLCSRFPYLRHFSWTNLDTMVARVHEHPETVPSLRAIREPLLKAMRYLARTGRTFRVEKVPLCYMGEFAAFATETRALVKREERTIDFLDERGAYRERSWRHGYGKGRACRACTLKGICAGLWDLGRGYDPAELVTQRKDPGPIVRQIR
- a CDS encoding radical SAM protein produces the protein MSGRDPHAEAVDGLGALLARQGWRLRRRADGFVVRRGAERRDLCVLAPENSVPLLTPGFKLSVAMRPGAALRPGEKAALEELRRALRFLLESLHRREGGSRAASVESHEGIEGRDFLLRTTFACNQRCPFCFVPAGRAIELPAIKAELKALARRHGTREALTISGGEPTVDPRLPAVLAAARRIGFRKFRVQTNAVLLARPGLLEKLVAAGARDYMVSLHSHRPGKYDRLTGSRGHYPKAVAGLSRLLAARGCDVTVNVVVNAGNYRDLPGLMDFLAGLRDRAPRGSRLTVHFSMLNEIGHERTPRWAVDLAAVAPYLREAVRRCLRRKLPISRIGGESAFPLCLLERPALHAVKRVFPQDRVRYAEDFSGEEGAIGRAKRPGCKACPYDLRCLGVPAAYARRFGLAALRPPAPK